TGCCGTTACTAACGTAGCCCAACCCGACTACTATCGAAGATGCATGCATTCTTTGTAACGTGATGTAACGGACATTACATCGCTAGGACATAGATGATTCACTGCGAGAAACAGCGCAATGAACGCTGCGATCTGTTTGAGCTTATAACAGGTGAGCGGCCACGGGTCGACGTGTTTGGAGAACGGTCTGTGCAGGAAGTCCCAGTACGTTCTGTAGCGATAGTACGGAcctgcaaaaattaaaatattgctcGTACATTGGGGACAAACCTTCACTGACTTTATTCAcgtttatttagaatattttttacctTCAGTTTATTATTCACGGTGCTTTACCTGTTAGAACACCTATGTAAGCGAAACTGTAATGTATCACGTCCATGAAGCGAATTTTCTTGAACGCATCCGAATTCACGCCCTCAGCGTCGTCGGTTGGCGCTGTGGCCGCCGAATTGATCTCGAATGCCAATCCGGGTAGCTTCAACGTGAGAATCATCATAACGAGGTTCGTGTGAGTCGGTGGCTCTGGCAATCCGAAATATTCACCCAATCGGAAGATCACCAGTAAATAGAAAAAGGAGAAGTACAAGCTGGTCACGTGgcattttctgcaaaattaaGCCCGAGTTAACTTCTATGGTGTTACACGAAGATTGCTAATTTCTTTCtaaagaaatttttgtaaattaagaTATAAGGTGTTTCATCGTGTGAAGATCTTTAACCATAGTTTTGCTTGATAAGAAATTGGAATATTATCTACTGGCTACACTATATTGCCTACGCTGATGTTAACAGTTATCACGCTTGCTGAATATTCAGTACGGCTCACCAAGCTTGAAAAATGttacttgaatatttattttagaattattGAGTGTGCTCGAGAAatgattatatattgaatacaTGAATTCTTTTACCCCAAACAAGAAGGAAATATCTTGAATTGGccattgaaataaaaagtgataatacaatatacgtatctatgaaatatttgatAGAGAAATTGAGACGTGTttggagaaaagaaaaaggtttaAGTGATATACTTactaaagatatatttttatatttacaaactACTTCATAAAACTTTACAGAATTTAAAGTATGCAACATCATAATTTATGATACTGTCCATTCCATGACATGTATGCGATGATAATTCTATGGGAGAAGGGAAAAGGCAGGATaacataaattgttttaattactagctaataatacgaaatattatgaattacTATAAATGGTTTTggaatatatacaaaatttttcaacagaaataatttcaacTTAAATCGTTAAATGTGAACAAACATTTGGTAAAGCTCAAAGATTGAAAATTCGTGTTCTTACTTCCAggataaatttgttattatgaCAGCGTTGACGATGACAATGATAATCGGATGTACGACTGCTGTTCCCGAGACACAGAGCACTAACGCGAAGCCAAGGAAAGTCGCGGCCCATTGCTTCGTACCAGGTCCATCTATGGCACGGTAGAGAGGTCCGATTGCTATGGaaaacaacagcagcagcacgTACACAACATCGTTCCACAACATTGTCCCCTAAACGCGACCGAGCGAGGCGAAACCGATTTCACTGAATCTCACTGTAGACCGTCAACGGAGGGAAGACCGAGGGCGACTCGGAGCGACTCCGGATCCAGCACTGTTCATCGCCCTGTTGCTGCGCTATCTATATTCATTCCGAAACTGGAATATTGCTGACACATGACGATGcccataaaattatcgatcgaCGCACGTCCGCGTTGCAGATTCTATGAATAAACAAAATCTTCagaattcattattttatataattccatATTTACGTACGAACGTTTTGCATGTGCATGCGTGTGAACATTCACACACATCTGACGTCTGTTATTTCATACTACTGTAGCACGtttatttatgtgtatatTGCATGTCGAAATGAGTTGTATGATTTTGTCGCACTTCGGATCTAGACGAGCTGTTCAAGGTCTCGTTGGACGCGTTAGACAGAATCTCAAGttcttttcaaatttattggacTTGAGGGTGTCTCCGGATTTCTTTCAGCAGATTCTCGTTACCAGAGTTTGTTagcattattgtaatatttattgataacaGTGTCAGCGCCTATAGAATGGCAATCCGTCTCGCCACGAAAATTAGTTCCAGAAAGCCCCGCTAGGAGCCTCCACTGTATGGTGGACCGCGCCATGATAGTTCGGCGCATAAATTTGTTTTCAGcgcttttctcctttttccgaATAAAAATCTGAGATAGTAGTATGACTCAATAATGGAGCAGGCACAGTTCTTTGTTGTCAAATAGGATTCAACTGCGGATTCGAAGAAATCGTATCTtcaaataacataatatgcattattttcaaataatatactttaacgaattagataaatttatttattagtaataCTAACggcaaattaaacaaattttcaacTATAGTAAAATTCAAGTGAATTAGAAGAATTCTGGTGTGATTTGACAAGCAAGAACTATATCAAACTTCGATAAATCAACAagaacaaagaaaataattcagcAAGATCCaacaaaatatacaataatataattcagtGATGGATTTCGAGAGAGCTgccgagggagagaaaataatgaaaagaaaaaaaggagaaaaacatTTAGATTGCATTATAATAAGAACACATACTGAACAATCTGTTTTattacccaggcagcacacattggtttcaaaaccgtttcataaacgttttgccgtaacgttttataaccattttattgaaacgtttatttaggagaaaaatgtccaacgaaaaaacgtttctttttcggcaaaaaaacgtttcaggaaccatcagaaaaatatttatcaattctatataccagtgcctcaaagatggacagagttaagtcacatttttctaaaaaactagatttttatattttatgaattactctctaaatttcgtgtagtggaatctcactcttttgaaacatcacttcaagtaatagtgatctcaaaagtttcaaaagaaaagaagaagaaaagagtattggatcggttttccggatggttatttataaggtgataacacaaatgttacttgcgagaacgtcacgtccggcctggccatctatcggtcgcttggtgaatcagaggtgggaatcacacacgcttgtgttgatttttgtctcttgttccataatcgagtacattgaaacgtatgatgtaaaaataatgaatactcgcaaagtaagtagaaattactattttttctatattaattatataatttcgaatcaatttaataaaacacatttttcgtttctgtggaaacgtgaaaaatacgtttttaaaattgaggtccaaaaacggtttctatttaaaccgtttcttaaatggtacttcccaagtgtcacacgccgattttgataagctttgaatatgttgtctaggtcaaaatatgagatacatatttttttatatcggcccgttttgccattaaaggggtgaaacaccctcttgaaaaaaatcgggttttatatttcttagcgaataccgtcgaaacaataaaacatataagaaaaagtttcaagtaaaagttttatggattctaatgtactttataacagtgcaatcagatttttcgaaaatgtcatatttttcaaaattcctttccccctccacaatttttgaaaatttaaaaatttatctttcagcaaGACTTCGagcatatttaacgacaattcaaccatatatgataaggtcatattctgaaaacgcatttttcaaaaataagctaaaagtacctctatatcgctacatacgcgccccgtccgtattctcgtatttaatacgctagttactcctggcaacagttttttcgcacagagctaacaatgaagtcgggggattacttttaattaacaacataagtcaggttctcgccctctgccggacccagaaatggtcaacgtagagctgacaagaaaattttactttttttatttttatcaatatttctaaatttgtttgtttttttctctataattgcatatatactaacatttcttataaatctgattgcactgttataaagtacattagaatccgtaaaacttttacttgaaactttttcttatatgttttattgtttcgacggtattcgctaagaaatataaaacccgatttttttcaagagggtgtttcacccccttaatggcaaaacgggccgatataaaaaaatatgtatctcatattttgacctagacaacaacatattcaaagcttatcaaaatcggcgcgtgacacttgggtagtgttacttgtaagaaacatatattaggctaacatgtgctgcctgggtagttattaacaaaaatgtcaAAGTAGAGTTGGCTAGAGCAAATTCCACTTGACGACCGCGTCATGTGAGCGGCACTCTGTCTTTGTTGTCCGCTGAATATTAAATAGAGAACGAGAATAATTCTTGCGTCACGCGAGCATCACAAGTGGTGGAACTCACTCTGTTATCTATATATACTATACCATCGCCGGCTCGTGCCGGCCCGGTCCTTGACTTGACTCCGATAGTATCAGACGGGTCTGCCGTGTCACGTGTTCacgtgttttatatttttttcacgaaTAATTGTCTCACAATAAATAAGATAGAAATGGAGCAACAGAGAAAACGGGTGGAAGAACACATGACGAAAATGGTCGAGGAGATTGACAGAACGTATTTACGGAAAATGCAGGTATCTTTAGGTTATCAAATCTTGAGTTGTGTATCGATCAAGTTGAGCGACTTAAAATGTGCAGAGTACCCACTTTTTCATCAGTTTCAATGAAAATTCTATGTTAACgtgaataatattgcaatgaaAATTGCTAGATATTACGAAAGGGTAATTAGCTACTTAAAAAAACCTATCGCTCAAAATCATTGGTGAGCTTTTATTACGTAGaccttttttcaatttttctgctGTAACATCTTTATGTTCGAATGTTGGGACAcaggatattaatataaactcGTGTTTTGCTTCAGAAAGATATGCACAAGTGTGCTGCACAATGTTGTGAAAATGAAACTTACACCGTGCAAAAAGTACACAGTTGTATAGAAAACTGTAGCACCGCTTTGAATAAGGCGCAAGAATACGTTCAAGGAGAGTTTGAACGAGTACAGGTagggaaattaatttatttatttaccttctataattattgttataattaaatgagctaaaactatttagaacgtgttaaatattcaaattaaaaattacttataggaagaaaaacttttattttaaatggatacatttttcttctctgttTATGTATCTTCTATAAAATAGAATGAATCTTTTTCAGAACCGTTTACAAAGATGTGTAATGGAGTGCAATGATAGCATAAAAGACAAACTAGGTCCAAATCCGACACAAACTGAGGTGGATAGGTACAGTGAAGAGTTTGAAAAGTGTGCGATCAAGTGCGTGGACACTTATTGCGATTTACTGCCTTCTTTAGAAAAAACTATGAAGAAAGTTCTCAGCAAAAAGGAGTTTGTGTAGTGTCTTCTGGCAAATTCGtaacttgaaataaataatgttgatTGTGCCTCACtttatttacgatattttcaattggaaatattcttatatttgaggtatttaaaaatttttgttttccagaTAAAACTTGGATATAAAATCGATTCATATACttgaatttttatagatattttctgtatataaatttagatcttttattttttaatctagAAACTTATAAGAAACTTTGTTAAAGTTTATAGGTTacactatattatattatatctgcTAATCTCATGCTACATCAAATAGATAATGTTGCCCAAACTGAATAATAGTATGGAAATGccacaaatttttaaattaacgccgttttttagtttttcaaaacaaattaatagaAGGAAGAGTACAAAATAACTGCAAGCAACAAGTTATAAAAAAAgctgattttttttcttctatttttgcttctttaatgtatgtttcttttcttcttactttctctttaaattttgtttatacttctcttttcgtttttattgttctcttttttctttatctgtATTCTTAttgaaatacatttaaaattggataaaaaagatatgatattaataattaataattataaaaactgattttttcCAGAGAAtctatgtttaataatttatatcattaaatatatccAGTGGCTTTTGTAGTgacaaatatataacaaaataatagaatataataaaatatactaacTAAAGTATactaattcaaataaaattaatatacagggtacatataaaaagataatatataatgtagatTTTTCTTCTGAATTGAATCACTTCTGGTCTCCATGGACTTCTAGCCAGACCCTTCTTAACTTTGCTAGATATTGCCAGATCTCGCAAAATTGTGCTGGACTTCACCACAACTCATCTGACATCATCAAGCTTCCTCTTCATactatgaaaatatttgaaactgTAAATAGTGCAGTCTGAAATTTAATGAACTAAATACGTCATTATATTTTCATCCAAAAAGCACGTATCTTATACAggtatttgaaatatataatattattatttatataataatattatttatgttagaCACTTAATAGCcataaacgtataatatataattacacaatTTGATAAGAAATGGATAGAATTATGTCATATTAGAAAATGCAAATGGATCATtgcataatgtaataatctaatatatttacaataagcGATCAGCCTTAAATTGACACTTACAAATATTGAATCAAAAAATGTGCAAGGAGGAAATagaatatattgaaatttttatttgatgaaGAAATACGCAGCCGACAAAGCAACACGTGTAAATTGTTAAACACTCATTGTAAAACTATGCTATAGTTTTTACAGTTCAACACTTGGTGCTCttaatagttaatatttatatgcttcaaacttaatattaaaacaataacaACATTTACCAAATTATAGGAGCATTAAATTACAGCGAATTAAATGCGAAACTTTTTCTCCTTCGATTATGAGTATACTGTTGTTTGAATGACTCATAAATTACAGCACTTATTTTTGGAGCCTTCCAAACTCTTTCATCCCACCTCGTCCCTTTTGATTGTAATTCACGTGATCCATAGCTGCGTAGATCGTACAGCCTTTCCCTACCTTGAGGATTGATGTTGCGATACCTGCGAACGTGATCCACGTTCGCTCAGTTGCCGCTGGATCTCGGAATGAGCATTACATCAGTAAAACATATCAAAATTGTTATGCTGGCAACTCATTTGTCATCATCTAAAATACTTtagtatttgttttaatttaaaaaaatttttttgttttattcttgCATAACGTACGCGAGTGTTagtgttattattttaatatttcttttttattatctcggaaaaaatgcaaaaggtGAGAAATTATATCTAAGGGAACACGTtctgatatatataaaactgttgcgaatttatgtgtataatttaaatttaagaaacagcaaagaaacaaattagtTGGTCACTTTCGAGATAAACGATCTTCATtctgcattaatatttttaaattttagttgATCAGTTTATTTAGACTTTTACACATCAATAACTCGTGTAACGATCGATTATTCTACTTCTatttaaagaaacaaaaataaatttttaaattttataaaagtttcaaTTATTGGATAAATCGGAAAGTCCGTGCAGATTTTTTTAGCACAATTTAAACACAAAATTTagtattaatacaaagttttgcattttaattttatattaaattatattgaagttatacgcttttatacatttttgccatcatcagttttatatttagcaaaatgaatctatttaaatttataataagatttaataatggattctatttaaatttataataagattTAATCACAATAAGATCCGTAATGAtaagtgaaatattaaatgcttCAGACTGTACATACAAGAAtcataagaatatatatacatacatattctaTATAACGAGGTATTCatcctatttatataattttttaatgtacaaCACACATACAATAACACAAAATAGTTCTTACTAGCTATGTATATTGTAACTatgatttttcttaattttttttcttaaattcttttaaaagttttattaaaacctGAATCGGCTCTTCTCTCCATTCGCGATGTCAAAATTCGCTTGCGAGATTCATGCTAACTTAAAGAATGATCGCTGAGATTAAACCAAGACATCTATCTGTCTTTCCTTTCACTCCTATGACGTCCTCCAAATTCACGCCGCGTACGAGAAACAGGGTCAACATAGTGAATGACTACAGTTACGACGAAAAGTACGGGAACGGACTAAAAAGTTCATATAATCAATGATAATGTTGCCTAGAAGaaataagaatgaaaaatataaagaaaatacatCCTGTTTGCTCGAAGAATCgctataaataatgatttcactCAGTAGTCTTATGCTGTCGCACATTATGTAAAGATTCATGAATTTTAACGCCTGcctatattttatgtacaatcTCTTTTCAGGCTTCCGACACTTTATTGCGATCatgttacattataatatcagAAACGAAAGATCATGTAAATCTTTCTCTTACATCACACATCgtattaaaattgttcttcCGCATATATTACTACTTGTACTTGATAAGATAATCTTCTTGTTCTTTATGTATCCTTTCTGTCTTCACAACGTTGGACCGATAagataaacttataaaatgtaatacagaGAATCGTTTTTTAATTGATGAActaataaatcataaatctaAAACTATTATGCAAGATCTATTTGATCAATTGTCATACAAGGCCATTTTTTCTAAACGTAAGATATGTATAGATTGGAATATGCTAATCTCTTATAAGAAACGCATTTTTCTTATCACTAGTTTATATTCTCAAATACAGACAACAGCAAAAACTTTGTgccaattaatatatttattaagatttttatgtcgagaaatttaatttatcccgtttttattatatttaactgtTTCGCGCTTATAGTCCATGATTGCTTCGAGATACTGTAGAATGAcgtatataatcatataatgAATGAATTAAAGCGAGGCCTTCACGCATTGTAACTACGAATATTGCAGTATacatagaatgaaaaattatctGTGAGAAAAATCTAAGATAAACATcgaaagaatttatttgaaattgtcCGTAgtttataatgtttataaaatgctTAATGAGTTTACGAAACCTATGAAAATcattaatgttttaaaataataaaataattaattttttagtaCGGAAAAGACAATCCAGGTTTTATCGGCGACAGTGGTCACAGCAATGTGGAAAAGAGGAATTCGAAACAGATCCTCGGCACGGtgcgatatttttatctatattacCATAAGTCACAAAAACTCTATTAAGAGATCTAAATATATCACAGCCTCAGTTAGTAAagttaagaattaaattatctttaatctttgatatataagattgttaaatatttgtaacaacagaattgtttatttttacacaaaatATAGAATTCTATATGTAGATATACTTTTCGTTGCAGAATAACGATGGATTTAATCCGAATTATCACATACCCGGTGATAGAAAACTGCCATTATCATTACTGCCGGAagaaatggtacgttttcaatgtgtattaattttatttatttaaaacatatgATCCATTTGTTGCATTGCATATCAGTTGAGTAAACTGTTTTTTCATAGACGGTTGTTACTGATTATaatcttaattataaattataaaccaAATACCGTCTGTTTTTTCTCGAGGAAAGAAATTATGAAGCATCTTATCACACTATATGGATTTGCTTACAGTCGATCGCGGAAAACCAAAAGGAGAGGGCAACTTGGGGAAACGGATTGGAATTCTTAATGTCCTGCATCGCAATGTCCATCGGACTCGGCAACATTTGGAGGTTTCCATTTACCGCGTACGAAAACGGCGGTGGTGCTTTCCTGATTCCATATATCCTCGTGCTTTTTCTAGTAGGAAAGCCGTTTTACTACCTGGAGATGATAATGGGCCAGTTCACCAGCAGCTCCTCCGTGAAGATATGGTCTGCCGGtaattacgaaataaataaatatatacatatataaattagagAAATGAttcatgcaataataatatatatataatgagcGATAAAAAACCTTAAAAACTACAAAAACCTTCTCATCATCAACTTTATGCAATGAGGAAATTGCACTCAATTCAGAATCGATCTAAATTTGAGCAAAAACCTCATGTTGACTCGAATCCGACTTAAATTCgagcaataaaaaattatctgaTCTAATCGAGCGGCCTTTTCAttttaaaggatttttattattgttatttattaattatattataataat
The Ooceraea biroi isolate clonal line C1 chromosome 4, Obir_v5.4, whole genome shotgun sequence genome window above contains:
- the LOC105284222 gene encoding protein FAM136A, with protein sequence MEQQRKRVEEHMTKMVEEIDRTYLRKMQKDMHKCAAQCCENETYTVQKVHSCIENCSTALNKAQEYVQGEFERVQNRLQRCVMECNDSIKDKLGPNPTQTEVDRYSEEFEKCAIKCVDTYCDLLPSLEKTMKKVLSKKEFV